A genomic segment from Spinacia oleracea cultivar Varoflay chromosome 3, BTI_SOV_V1, whole genome shotgun sequence encodes:
- the LOC130469859 gene encoding uncharacterized protein translates to MNSNTDCSQCAVLGAGFAGLSVAWHLLFHSPKELKVKVDIFDDVGIAGGASGVAGGLVHPYSPKVKLLWRGEECWTEFLNLLNVEEAAATAASSPHFPLNTTDFIVRRTGILRPAVSEKILDVMHQNAQNCLASCPIQAVDEVAARELIPNLSTPLNRAFFMPKAVNVNPHHYLKALFLASEHLAKRLSSTGFPGKEIALHKKVVT, encoded by the exons GTGCGCTGTGCTCGGTGCCGGCTTTGCTGGCTTGTCCGTGGCGTGGCATTTGCTATTC CACAGCCCCAAAGAATTGAAAGTAAAAGTTGACATTTTTGATGATGTTGGCATTGCTGGCGGCGCTTCTGGTGTTGCTGGAGGCCTCGTTCACCCCTATTCCCCTAAAG TGAAGCTTCTATGGAGGGGTGAAGAATGCTGGACTGAGTTTTTGAATCTTCTAAATGTTGAAGAAGCTGCTGCCACGGCAGCTTCTAGTCCTCACTTTCCACTCAACACTACTGATTTCATTGTTCGAAGAAC GGGCATATTGAGACCAGCTGTTAGTGAAAAGATTTTGGATGTCATGCATCAA AATGCTCAAAATTGTCTAGCAAGTTGTCCAATACAGGCCGTTGATGAAGTTGCTGCAAGAGAGCTTATACCAAATTTATCTACGCCTTTGAACAGAGCCTTCTTTATGCCTAAAGCTGTGAATGTTAATCCCCACCACTATCTTAAG GCACTTTTTCTTGCAAGTGAACATTTGGCCAAGAGGTTGTCATCAACAGGTTTCCCTGGCAAGGAAATAGCTTTGCACAAGAAAGTTGTCACTTGA